The following is a genomic window from Methylomarinum vadi.
TATTGGCGTCCTGGACCGCTTCGGCGCGCGCATCCATGTCGGCGGCTTCGATAGCGGTCAAATCAACGCCGAAACGTTCCTTCATGGCGAAGCAGGCTTGTTCGGCATTGAATATATGGCGCGAGGTGATCGAGACCTGGGCGCCTTCCTGGGCCAGCATGACGGCCGCGCGTTGTCCGACCGGGCCGGTGCCGGCCAAAATGACCGCCTTCTTGCCTTGCAGGTTGCCGCTGCTGGCCAGCTTGGCGATGGCGGCGGCGGCCGTGGTGTTGCTGCCGTTACTGTCCAGCATCAGAGAGACCCGAAACCCGAGGAAAAAATGCTGGCGTATGGCATTGAAGAGTCGTTGGCCGGCCGCCATATCGCTGCCGCCGACGAAAATGGCGGTGTTTTTTTTGTCCTTGGGCGCACGGGTAAAAATTGTTCCTTCCACCAGGGCCTTGACGTTTTCCGGGGTCACGCCACCG
Proteins encoded in this region:
- a CDS encoding NADP-dependent methylenetetrahydromethanopterin/methylenetetrahydrofolate dehydrogenase; this encodes MKKLLFQFDTDTHPASFDTVVAYDGGADHVIAHGGVTPENVKALVEGTIFTRAPKDKKNTAIFVGGSDMAAGQRLFNAIRQHFFLGFRVSLMLDSNGSNTTAAAAIAKLASSGNLQGKKAVILAGTGPVGQRAAVMLAQEGAQVSITSRHIFNAEQACFAMKERFGVDLTAIEAADMDARAEAVQDANIVFATGAAGIQLLQPEHWQNNPNIEMMADANATPPLGIGGTDMMDKGTDRHGKIIWGAIGFGTLKLALHRACIAKLFEANDQILDAEQIFKLAKEMA